One window from the genome of Streptomyces cadmiisoli encodes:
- a CDS encoding glycoside hydrolase family 43 protein translates to MQLSRRLSGAAAFVLSGVLAAVLALTSAEPARAEQTGLRAADPSVIRVGGTYIAVQSTGAGITVRQAPSTAGLASAPARQVWSDTRNLGDVWAPEIVRDTGRYYIYFTAGRGPAHRMYVISSATPDSGYTAETKLALPDDKWAIDGTLFTFNGQRWFVWSGWAGDTDIEQNLYIARMSSPTTPTGARHIISQPRESWERVVGNPYINESPEAIKDPNGQLHIVYSANGSWSDQYCLADLRLRAGGDPTYVWDWYKSNGCLFGSNRATMMAGWDPTLHVNGPGHHTFVLLDGDIATSPPAGPTFPMMFHAVPKGTPYSWQNRYWYTGTFCWWGNTAYSRANVPGPNTDTGWGLKFFE, encoded by the coding sequence ATGCAGCTTTCACGCCGTCTCTCCGGCGCAGCCGCCTTTGTGCTGTCCGGCGTCCTCGCCGCCGTACTGGCGCTGACATCCGCCGAACCCGCCCGGGCGGAGCAGACCGGGCTGCGGGCCGCGGACCCGAGCGTCATCAGAGTCGGCGGCACATACATCGCGGTGCAGTCCACCGGTGCCGGCATCACGGTGCGGCAGGCCCCCTCGACGGCCGGCCTGGCCTCGGCACCCGCCCGGCAGGTCTGGTCGGACACCCGGAACCTGGGCGACGTCTGGGCCCCCGAGATCGTGCGCGACACCGGCCGCTACTACATCTACTTCACGGCCGGCCGCGGACCCGCCCACCGCATGTACGTGATCAGCTCGGCCACCCCGGACAGCGGCTACACCGCCGAGACGAAACTGGCCCTGCCTGACGACAAATGGGCCATCGACGGAACCCTGTTCACCTTCAACGGACAGCGCTGGTTCGTCTGGTCCGGCTGGGCCGGCGACACCGACATCGAGCAGAACCTCTACATCGCCCGGATGAGCAGCCCGACCACACCGACCGGCGCGCGCCACATCATCTCCCAGCCGCGGGAGAGCTGGGAGCGGGTGGTCGGCAACCCGTACATCAACGAGTCACCCGAGGCCATCAAGGACCCCAACGGGCAGCTGCACATCGTGTACTCCGCCAACGGCAGCTGGAGCGACCAGTACTGTCTGGCCGATCTGCGGCTGCGGGCCGGCGGCGACCCGACGTACGTGTGGGACTGGTACAAGTCCAACGGCTGCCTGTTCGGTTCCAATCGCGCCACGATGATGGCGGGTTGGGACCCGACCCTGCACGTCAACGGCCCCGGCCACCACACGTTCGTCCTGCTCGACGGCGACATCGCCACCAGCCCTCCCGCCGGGCCGACGTTCCCGATGATGTTCCACGCGGTACCGAAGGGGACGCCGTACTCCTGGCAGAACCGGTACTGGTACACCGGAACCTTCTGCTGGTGGGGCAACACCGCCTACAGCCGCGCCAACGTCCCCGGCCCCAACACGGACACCGGGTGGGGCCTGAAGTTCTTCGAGTAG
- a CDS encoding VOC family protein produces the protein MSSVKQFQVTFDCAEPERVARFWCEVLGYVVPQPPEGFATWDDFNRSLPAEERGSWFACSDPSGVGPRLYFQRVPEGKVVKNRVHLDVRVGTGLVGEERLATLEAECTRLVALGAVRVRLLTADEDNESCIVMQDIEGNEFCLD, from the coding sequence ATGTCATCGGTGAAGCAGTTCCAAGTCACTTTCGACTGCGCAGAGCCTGAGCGCGTCGCTCGTTTTTGGTGCGAGGTGTTGGGTTATGTCGTACCGCAGCCACCGGAAGGGTTCGCCACTTGGGACGATTTCAATCGCTCACTGCCGGCTGAGGAGCGGGGTTCATGGTTCGCGTGCAGTGATCCCTCAGGTGTGGGCCCGCGGCTGTACTTTCAGCGCGTTCCGGAGGGCAAGGTCGTCAAGAATCGGGTGCATCTCGATGTGCGCGTCGGCACCGGACTCGTGGGTGAGGAGCGCCTGGCCACGCTCGAAGCCGAATGCACTCGACTGGTCGCGCTCGGTGCGGTACGCGTGCGACTGCTGACTGCCGATGAGGACAACGAGTCGTGCATCGTGATGCAGGACATCGAGGGCAACGAGTTCTGTCTCGACTGA
- a CDS encoding LamG-like jellyroll fold domain-containing protein, translating into MTRRHIRPRARVWALLTAAALVLPPSGLMATASAAEPAGQASAPGAEQSGVEVHGLKGEYFSMSAPGARDFAELGGTLLDPQINFSGLTSTFQELNGRTEHTTARWTGQIEAPTTGDYTFYAIGDNGFRLFIDGKPVIDHWEPDWDREQTSAPVKLTAGQKYDFRLEMFQDFGGSNMFLRWSTPDQPKQLVPMSAFTPPEGFEVYPVELSVAADGRRLRARFEGRVGDLRTVKDHLKVEADTTAMPLKSVTTAPGDRNSLLVTLAEPIQKNQQVRVTYDGEGGLTSGGETVPKVIRYAENASTHRLTTTWGDRLDEKNPLPEYPRPQQVRSKWKNLNGSWQFSGAEAGEQPVFGTDLDEKIVVPFPVESQLSGLERHEDHMFYRKLVNVPKDWKVGKDGKSNRLKLNFGAVDYQARVWVNGTQVAQHTGGYDAFSADITDALEGSGPQEVVVAVTDTGGADQPMGKQSVNPGGIFYTQSSGIWQTVWMEPVATTAIDNVVTTPDIDTSSLAVTVESDKASAGARVEAVARDKRGKVVGKVSGPANKQLRLPVADQHLWSPDNPYLYDLDVQLTDGRSTDKVGSYFGMRKIGIEKVGGFQKLVLNDKPIFSLATLDQGFWPDGLYTAPSDEALAFDLEAHKELGFNAVRKHIKVESPRWFYHADRLGLLVWQDFVSGNITNETGRRAFVDQGREVMREHHNSPSVISWIVFNEGWGEWDRTETGRIAESVKAADPSRVVNAHSGVNCCNSKGDSGKGDIIDHHDYNNEDPPFPDHRAAMDGEHGGFVLRTPGHMWPGAPTVIYSGVADKEALTRRYVENTEEFYLDQAGAELSGSVYTQITDLENELNGLYTYDRREIKVDPVRVREINRKVVAAGAAAGERQPLKGGGHWSLDEGSGTTAKDGGPKAKSLTLTEGTTWTPGVSGSALTFDGQGQHAETDGPVLDTTGSYSVSAWVRLDELPGNYATAVSQDTRRQASPFYLQYGQGAFAFSTPGGNRARLVTAAEKGRWYHLVGVRDSTDNTITLYVDGKPAATVTGGAAYPSTGALTVGRAQWDGNDTDFWNGSVDEVHAYDKALTAEEVSALHTDEMP; encoded by the coding sequence ATGACAAGACGACACATCCGCCCACGCGCCAGAGTGTGGGCGCTGCTGACCGCGGCGGCCCTGGTACTGCCTCCGAGCGGGCTGATGGCCACCGCCTCCGCCGCGGAGCCGGCCGGCCAGGCGTCCGCGCCCGGCGCCGAGCAGTCCGGCGTCGAGGTGCACGGCCTGAAGGGCGAGTACTTCAGCATGTCGGCGCCCGGCGCCCGGGACTTCGCCGAGCTCGGTGGCACCCTGCTCGATCCGCAGATCAACTTCTCCGGCCTCACCAGCACCTTCCAGGAACTGAACGGCAGGACGGAGCACACGACGGCCCGCTGGACGGGGCAGATCGAGGCACCGACCACCGGTGACTACACCTTCTACGCCATCGGCGACAACGGCTTCCGCCTCTTCATCGACGGAAAGCCGGTCATCGACCACTGGGAGCCGGACTGGGACCGGGAACAGACCAGCGCCCCGGTGAAGTTGACCGCCGGCCAGAAGTACGACTTCCGCCTGGAGATGTTCCAGGACTTCGGCGGCTCCAACATGTTCCTGCGCTGGTCCACCCCGGACCAGCCCAAGCAGCTCGTGCCCATGTCGGCGTTCACTCCGCCGGAGGGCTTCGAGGTCTACCCGGTAGAACTGTCCGTGGCAGCGGACGGCCGGCGACTGCGGGCCCGGTTCGAGGGCAGGGTCGGTGACCTCCGGACGGTCAAGGACCACCTGAAGGTCGAAGCCGACACCACGGCCATGCCCCTGAAGTCGGTCACCACCGCCCCCGGCGACCGCAACTCCCTGCTCGTGACGCTGGCCGAGCCCATCCAGAAGAACCAGCAGGTGCGGGTCACCTACGACGGTGAGGGCGGTCTGACATCGGGCGGCGAGACCGTGCCCAAGGTCATCCGCTACGCCGAGAACGCCTCCACCCACCGGCTCACCACCACCTGGGGCGACCGGCTCGACGAGAAGAACCCGCTGCCGGAGTACCCGCGCCCGCAGCAGGTGCGCTCCAAGTGGAAGAACCTCAACGGCTCCTGGCAGTTCAGCGGCGCCGAGGCGGGCGAGCAGCCGGTGTTCGGCACGGACCTCGACGAGAAGATCGTCGTACCCTTCCCGGTCGAGTCCCAGCTCTCCGGGCTGGAGCGGCACGAAGACCACATGTTCTACCGCAAGCTGGTGAACGTGCCGAAGGACTGGAAGGTCGGCAAGGACGGCAAGAGCAACCGGCTGAAGCTCAACTTCGGCGCCGTCGACTACCAGGCGCGGGTATGGGTCAACGGCACGCAGGTCGCCCAGCACACCGGCGGTTACGACGCCTTCAGCGCCGACATCACCGACGCGCTCGAGGGCAGCGGGCCGCAGGAGGTGGTGGTCGCCGTCACCGACACCGGCGGCGCCGACCAGCCGATGGGCAAGCAGTCCGTCAACCCCGGCGGCATCTTCTACACCCAGTCGTCGGGCATCTGGCAGACCGTCTGGATGGAACCGGTGGCCACTACAGCCATCGATAACGTTGTCACCACTCCGGACATCGACACGAGCAGCCTCGCCGTGACGGTGGAGTCGGACAAGGCCTCCGCCGGGGCCCGTGTCGAGGCTGTCGCCCGCGACAAGCGCGGCAAGGTCGTCGGCAAGGTGAGCGGGCCGGCCAACAAGCAGCTACGGCTGCCGGTGGCCGACCAGCACCTGTGGAGCCCGGACAACCCCTACCTCTACGACCTCGACGTCCAGCTCACCGACGGCAGGTCGACCGACAAGGTCGGCAGCTACTTCGGTATGCGGAAGATAGGCATCGAGAAGGTCGGCGGTTTCCAGAAGCTGGTCCTCAACGACAAGCCGATCTTCTCCCTCGCCACGCTCGACCAGGGCTTCTGGCCGGACGGCCTGTACACCGCGCCCAGCGACGAGGCCCTCGCGTTCGACCTCGAGGCGCACAAGGAACTGGGCTTCAACGCCGTCCGCAAGCACATCAAGGTGGAGTCGCCGCGCTGGTTCTACCACGCGGACCGGCTCGGTCTGCTGGTCTGGCAGGACTTCGTCTCCGGGAACATCACCAACGAGACCGGGCGGCGCGCCTTCGTCGACCAGGGCAGGGAAGTGATGCGGGAGCACCACAACTCGCCCTCCGTGATCAGCTGGATCGTCTTCAACGAGGGCTGGGGCGAGTGGGACCGCACAGAGACCGGCCGCATCGCCGAGTCCGTCAAGGCCGCCGACCCGTCCCGTGTCGTCAACGCCCACAGCGGTGTCAACTGCTGCAACTCGAAGGGTGACTCGGGCAAGGGCGACATCATCGACCACCACGACTACAACAACGAGGACCCGCCGTTCCCCGACCACCGGGCCGCGATGGACGGCGAGCACGGCGGCTTCGTCCTGCGTACGCCGGGCCACATGTGGCCGGGTGCCCCGACGGTGATCTACAGCGGTGTCGCCGACAAGGAAGCGCTGACCCGCAGGTACGTGGAGAACACCGAGGAGTTCTACCTCGACCAGGCCGGGGCCGAGCTGTCCGGTTCGGTCTACACCCAGATCACCGACCTGGAGAACGAGCTCAACGGCCTGTACACGTACGACCGCCGGGAGATCAAGGTCGACCCGGTCAGGGTCCGTGAGATCAACCGCAAGGTCGTCGCGGCCGGTGCCGCCGCGGGCGAGCGGCAGCCGCTGAAGGGCGGCGGCCACTGGTCCCTCGACGAGGGCAGTGGCACCACCGCGAAGGACGGCGGCCCCAAGGCCAAGTCCCTGACCCTCACCGAGGGCACCACGTGGACGCCCGGCGTCAGCGGTAGCGCCCTGACGTTCGACGGCCAGGGCCAGCACGCCGAGACCGACGGCCCCGTGCTGGACACCACCGGAAGCTACTCGGTGTCCGCCTGGGTGCGGCTGGACGAACTGCCCGGCAACTACGCCACCGCGGTCAGCCAGGACACCCGGCGCCAGGCCAGCCCCTTCTACCTCCAGTACGGCCAGGGCGCCTTCGCCTTCAGCACCCCGGGCGGGAACCGCGCCCGGCTGGTGACCGCAGCGGAGAAGGGCCGCTGGTACCACCTCGTCGGCGTCCGCGACAGCACGGACAACACGATCACGCTGTACGTCGACGGAAAGCCGGCCGCGACCGTGACCGGTGGCGCGGCCTACCCCAGCACCGGTGCCCTCACCGTCGGCCGCGCCCAGTGGGACGGCAACGACACCGACTTCTGGAACGGCTCGGTCGACGAGGTGCACGCCTATGACAAGGCGCTCACCGCCGAGGAGGTGAGCGCGCTCCACACGGACGAGATGCCGTAG
- the def gene encoding peptide deformylase, whose translation MQGEPVNSFPRLAPEAERGEVRRITVVGEEILHRRCREVTEFGSPELAKLIDDMFATNQVAEGAGLAANQVDVDLQLFVWDITDDWGVRHVGHIANPVLDEVPAEHRRLVEEPEGCLSVPGPYRVVPRLDRAVVRGRDKDGDPLVIEGRGYFARCLQHETDHLRGHLYVDRLAQRERKAALREMRDTQDEVFARRAAVARQLGK comes from the coding sequence GTGCAGGGTGAGCCCGTCAACTCCTTTCCTCGGCTCGCACCGGAGGCGGAACGAGGCGAGGTGCGCCGGATCACCGTGGTGGGCGAAGAGATCCTGCATCGCCGATGCCGAGAGGTGACCGAATTCGGAAGCCCGGAGCTGGCGAAGCTCATCGACGACATGTTCGCCACCAATCAGGTGGCGGAGGGGGCGGGTCTCGCCGCCAACCAGGTCGATGTGGATCTGCAACTGTTCGTGTGGGACATCACCGACGACTGGGGTGTCCGTCATGTCGGGCACATCGCCAACCCGGTCCTGGACGAGGTGCCCGCCGAGCATCGCCGTCTGGTGGAGGAGCCCGAAGGGTGCCTGTCCGTGCCCGGCCCCTACCGCGTCGTCCCCCGCCTCGATCGTGCCGTCGTCCGGGGCCGCGACAAGGACGGCGATCCCCTGGTGATCGAAGGCCGGGGCTACTTCGCCCGGTGCCTGCAGCACGAGACCGACCACCTGCGCGGCCACTTGTACGTAGACCGTCTCGCGCAACGGGAACGCAAAGCAGCCCTCAGGGAGATGAGGGACACCCAGGACGAGGTGTTCGCCCGGCGCGCTGCTGTGGCCAGACAACTCGGCAAGTGA
- a CDS encoding LacI family DNA-binding transcriptional regulator translates to MAQATGPSRSYPATLSDVARLAGVSVATASKALNGRSQVRAETRQRVIDAAERLSFRPNQLARGLLAGRTGTVGLLTSDLEGRFSIPILMGAEDAFGAGEVAVFLCDARGDAIREQHHVRALLGRRVDGLIVVGSRTDPRPSLGRELPVPVVYAYAPSQDPADVSIVPDNVGAGRIAVEHLLACGRTRIAHITGDPGYLAARDRAEGALAALADAGLSPVGEPRFGAWSEGWGRAATALLLDRHPDVDAVLCGSDQIARGVMEVLRERGHRVPEDVAVMGFDNWQVLTSGARPPLTSVDMNFEQVGRAAAHALFGAIDGGRRAGVEALPCRVVIRGSTAALS, encoded by the coding sequence ATGGCACAGGCCACCGGCCCCTCTCGTTCGTATCCCGCCACGCTCAGCGACGTCGCCCGGCTCGCGGGAGTCTCCGTCGCCACCGCGTCCAAGGCCCTCAACGGCCGCAGCCAGGTGCGCGCGGAGACCAGGCAGCGAGTGATCGACGCAGCCGAGCGGCTGTCGTTCCGGCCCAACCAGTTGGCCCGCGGTCTGCTCGCCGGGCGTACGGGCACCGTCGGCCTGCTCACCAGTGATCTGGAGGGCCGGTTCAGCATTCCGATCCTCATGGGCGCCGAGGACGCGTTCGGCGCCGGCGAGGTCGCCGTGTTCCTCTGCGACGCCCGCGGAGACGCGATCCGCGAGCAGCACCATGTGCGCGCGCTGCTCGGAAGGCGCGTCGACGGACTCATCGTGGTGGGCAGCCGGACCGACCCGCGTCCGTCCCTCGGCCGTGAACTGCCCGTCCCCGTCGTCTACGCGTACGCCCCGTCGCAGGACCCGGCCGATGTGTCGATCGTTCCGGACAACGTCGGCGCCGGACGGATCGCCGTGGAGCATCTGCTCGCCTGCGGCCGCACCCGGATCGCGCACATCACCGGAGACCCCGGATACCTCGCGGCACGCGACCGGGCCGAAGGCGCGCTGGCCGCGCTTGCCGATGCCGGCCTGTCGCCGGTCGGCGAGCCGCGCTTCGGGGCGTGGTCGGAGGGGTGGGGGCGAGCGGCCACCGCGCTCCTGCTCGACCGGCATCCGGATGTGGACGCGGTGCTGTGCGGCAGCGATCAGATCGCGCGCGGCGTCATGGAGGTCCTGCGTGAGCGCGGACATCGCGTCCCGGAGGACGTGGCGGTCATGGGCTTCGACAACTGGCAGGTCCTGACGTCCGGTGCACGGCCGCCGCTGACCAGCGTCGACATGAACTTCGAACAGGTCGGGCGCGCCGCCGCGCACGCCCTGTTCGGCGCGATCGACGGCGGCCGCCGAGCGGGGGTCGAGGCCCTGCCCTGCCGGGTGGTGATCAGGGGGTCGACGGCGGCGCTGTCCTGA
- a CDS encoding glycosyltransferase family 2 protein: protein MPYLTRCVSSAAEQSIGRDALEIIVVNDGSTDGTAAELKRLADEYPGLLRLFDQPNSGGPSVPRNVGLDHARGRFVFFLDADDHLGPEALERMVAMAEENDTDIVVGKMVGVGGRKAPTSMFRHNQPKTDVFSSRVYWTLNPMKLFRRDLLERHELRFPTDLSIGEDQLFVGAAYLHAAGVSVLADYDCLFWMLREDESNITVQSGGSEPRLRYLPRVVDMILENVPPGPGRDHLAHRHLTVPVQKFLHNQLVREDPATQQKTLRRLAEIIEPLWHDGMNERLSALARLRLHLVRHRRLDELLEFITFEETLADSSVATPVLVEDGRALARYPFLRDPALAVPDICYDVTAQLGTRHQVTRAELYGTTLHLAGHAYIHRVETDDVTTELVLRERDRGTEYRLPVDHTATPGLGAEEDEGHYTYEHAGFEASVDITTAADGEPLDDGLWDISLAIGAQGLSREVRIGSKRATTVSGKPTTHVVDVTGDLRAITLYTTKPHGNLTLDLGENKHTVPAHLSLTGARWAKDAPSELEFTGRCTLSAFPDSTLTIALDHGQGGTGPTFPVSHLSADGTFSIRIPVTSLPAGVWQGELRLGRWALPLPARPRQAAPAKWRRHGLPWYAKPTTTGNDHFALHVARTDVVRALIRRFKR from the coding sequence ATGCCTTATCTGACGCGCTGCGTTTCATCAGCCGCCGAGCAAAGCATCGGCCGGGACGCGTTGGAAATCATCGTGGTGAACGACGGCTCGACCGACGGCACCGCCGCCGAACTCAAGCGTCTGGCCGATGAGTACCCGGGGCTGCTGCGCCTCTTCGACCAGCCGAACTCGGGTGGACCGTCGGTACCGCGCAACGTCGGGCTCGATCACGCCCGTGGCCGCTTCGTCTTCTTCCTGGACGCCGACGACCACCTCGGGCCCGAAGCCCTGGAACGCATGGTCGCCATGGCAGAGGAGAACGACACCGACATCGTTGTCGGCAAGATGGTGGGCGTCGGCGGCCGTAAGGCACCCACCTCGATGTTCCGCCACAACCAGCCGAAGACCGACGTCTTCTCGTCCCGCGTGTACTGGACGCTCAACCCGATGAAACTGTTCCGTCGGGACTTGCTGGAGCGGCACGAACTGCGCTTCCCCACCGACCTTTCCATCGGCGAGGACCAGCTGTTCGTGGGCGCCGCCTACCTCCACGCCGCCGGTGTCTCCGTACTGGCCGACTACGACTGCCTGTTCTGGATGCTGCGCGAGGACGAGAGCAACATCACCGTGCAGTCCGGAGGCTCCGAACCCCGCCTGCGATACCTGCCACGCGTGGTCGACATGATTCTCGAGAACGTCCCACCCGGCCCTGGACGCGACCACCTGGCCCACCGGCACCTGACCGTCCCGGTGCAGAAGTTCCTCCACAATCAACTGGTCCGCGAGGACCCCGCCACCCAGCAGAAGACGCTGCGGCGACTCGCCGAGATCATCGAACCGCTGTGGCACGACGGGATGAACGAGCGCCTCTCCGCGCTGGCCCGGCTGCGCCTCCACCTGGTGCGCCACCGCAGGCTCGACGAACTCCTCGAATTCATCACCTTCGAGGAGACGCTCGCGGACAGCAGTGTGGCCACGCCGGTCCTCGTCGAGGACGGTCGGGCACTGGCCCGCTACCCGTTCCTCCGCGACCCCGCACTCGCCGTCCCCGACATCTGCTACGACGTCACCGCCCAGCTCGGCACCCGCCACCAGGTGACCCGAGCGGAGCTGTACGGCACAACCCTGCACCTGGCCGGCCATGCCTACATCCACCGGGTGGAGACCGACGACGTCACCACCGAACTCGTGCTGCGCGAACGCGACCGGGGGACGGAGTACCGGCTTCCCGTGGACCACACGGCGACGCCCGGGCTCGGCGCCGAAGAGGACGAGGGCCACTACACGTACGAGCATGCCGGTTTCGAGGCAAGCGTCGACATCACCACGGCCGCCGACGGCGAGCCACTGGACGACGGGCTGTGGGACATCTCCCTCGCGATCGGCGCACAAGGCCTGTCCCGAGAGGTCCGCATCGGCAGCAAGCGGGCCACCACCGTCTCGGGAAAGCCCACGACACATGTCGTCGACGTGACCGGAGACCTGCGGGCCATCACGCTCTACACGACCAAGCCGCACGGCAACCTCACCCTCGACCTCGGCGAGAACAAGCACACGGTGCCGGCACACCTGAGCCTGACCGGGGCCCGTTGGGCCAAGGACGCACCGAGCGAACTGGAATTCACCGGACGGTGCACACTGTCCGCGTTCCCGGACTCCACCCTGACCATCGCCCTCGACCACGGCCAGGGCGGCACCGGGCCCACCTTCCCCGTCAGTCACCTCTCGGCAGACGGGACCTTCTCGATACGGATCCCGGTCACCAGCCTCCCCGCCGGCGTGTGGCAGGGCGAGCTTCGTCTCGGTCGGTGGGCGCTGCCCCTCCCGGCCCGGCCCAGGCAAGCGGCTCCCGCCAAGTGGCGCCGCCACGGCCTGCCCTGGTACGCGAAGCCCACGACCACCGGCAACGACCACTTCGCACTGCACGTCGCACGGACCGATGTCGTACGAGCCCTGATCCGACGTTTCAAGCGTTGA